The window CAAAAGCATACAAACAGCGTGAATTCGCCTGTAATCCACCATCAAAAGCTTTTATGCACATCGCATAAAAGCTTTTTTTAGTTCCATTGAATGAAATGAAAAATGATAGAAATGCTAAGATCATGACTTTCATCTTAATGTCACATATTTTTCAGTTTACAAATGGTACATATAAAGGTAAGATGACCATGGTGAAAGATTTTGATAGTTATTGAATGTATTTGATTGTTTTGTATTGATAATGTTGAAAAAAGCGATTACAATAAAGGTGCGCGCAAAATGAATACGTTTTCAAAAGGGGGTGTTTTCATGTTGACACCGGAAAGACATCAACTCATTATCGACTGTTTAGAAGAAAATGATGTCATCAAAATACAGGACTTAACGATTATGACGGATGCTTCTGAATCTACAATTAGAAGAGATTTATCAGCCCTTGAAGAAAAAGGATTTCTTAAAAGAGTCCATGGGGGAGCAGCCAAGATATCAAGTATCCGTCTTGAACCAGATGTATTTGAGAAATCTGCCAAAAACCTTCAAGAAAAGTCATTGGTTGCAGAGGCAGCTGCTTCACTTTTAAAACAAGGCGATTGTATTTATTTAGATGCTGGTACGACCACACAGCAAATGATTGAATATATCGATCCCGATCAAGATATTGTTGTGGTGACAAACGGTGTTATGCACATTGAAGCACTCATGAGAAAAGGCATTTCTTTTTACCTGATAGGCGGATCAGTGAAACATCGAACAGGAGCCATGGTGGGAGCCGCAGCTTTGACAGCGATGGAAAATTACCGTTTTGACAAAAGCTTTGTTGGGACGAACGGCATTCATCCCGAGGCGGGGTTTACAACACCTGATCCAGAGGAAGCGCTCATGAAAAAAAGAGCCATGAAGCAGGCGAAAAAAACCTATATCTTATCAGATGCCTCTAAGTTTGGCGAAATATCGTTTTCAGCCTTTGCTAGTTTACAGGAAGCCACCATTATCACAAACGACGCAAAAGAGGATTCATTCGATAATTACCATGAAAAAACGGTTATAAAGGTAGTGAAAACATGATTTATACAGTTACTTTAAACCCATCAGTTGATTACATCGTACACGTGGAGGATTTCGCAGTCGGCAGTTTGAATCGTTCAACCTATGACAAAAAATATCCAGGTGGAAAAGGGATCAATGTCTCAAGGCTTTTAAAACGTCACGGTGTTGAATCAAAAGCGCTTGGATTTATAGGCGGATTTACAGGAAAATATATTCAAGACTTTTTACAAAACGAACAATTACAAACAGCCTTTCACGAGGTGTCAGAAGATACACGAATTAATGTGAAACTAAAAACAGGTGAAGAAACCGAAATCAACGGACTCGGCCCATCTATTACTGAAGCGCAATTTGAGTCGTTTCTGTCTCAATTTTCTTCATTGACTGAAGGAGATGTCGTTGTCTTAGCTGGCAGCATTCCTTCTTCATTGCCTCATAACACGTATGAACGTATTGCTGAGGTGTGCGAAAAGCAAGGTGTCAGAGTTGTCCTTGATATTTCCGGGGAAGCACTAAAAAAAGCAGCAGGCTTGAAACCGTTCTTAATGAAGCCAAACCATCATGAGCTAGGTGAAATGTTTGAGACAAGCATCTCATCTGCGGAAGAAGCCATTCCTTATGGGAAGAAGCTGTTAGAACAAGGTGCTGAACATGTCATCGTATCAATGGCTGGAGATGGAGCTCTCTTATTCAGTAAGGAAGGGGTTTATCAGTCCAATGTTCCAAAGGGTACGCTTGTTAATTCAGTTGGTGCAGGGGATTCAGTCGTTGCAGGATTTTTAGCCGGCGTTTCGAAAGGCCTTTCGATTGAAGAATCATTTAAGCTTGGCGTCACATCAGGCAGCGCTACAGCATTTTCTGAGGAGCTTGGAACTAAAGAGCTTGTCGACACACTATTACCACAAGTAAAAGTCACACGCATTTAAAGGAGGAGTCATCATGAAAATTACAGAACTACTCACAAAGCAGACAATTAAGCTTCAATTAGACAGCCAGCAGAAAGAAGCAGTCATTGAAGAACTAGTCACTGTTTTAGATACAGCAGGCAAGCTAAATGATAAAGAGGGCTACAAAGAAGCAGTGATCAACCGTGAAAAACAGAGCTCTACTGGTATTGGCGAAGGAATTGCTATCCCTCACGCTAAAACAGCAAGTGTAAAAGAGCCTGCCATTGCATTTGGCCGCTCGACAGCTGGTGTAGATTATGAATCACTGGACGCGCAGCCGAGTCATCTTGTCTTTATGATTGCAGCAACTGAAGGCGCAAACAACACGCACTTAGAAGCACTTTCTCGTTTATCAACACTTCTCATGCGTGAAGAAATCCGAAAGCAGCTTCTTGAAGCGGCTACTGAAGATGAAATCATCGATATCATCAATACGCATGACAAGGACGATGATGAAGAAGAAGAGGAAGTTCAAGAAGAGCCGGCTGTATCAGGTAAACCAGCTAAGATTTTAGCAGTAACAGCTTGCCCAACAGGTATTGCGCATACATTTATGGCAGCAGATGCTTTGAAAGAAAAAGCAAAAGAAATGGGCATTGACATTAAAGTCGAAACAAACGGCTCTGGCGGTATTAAACACGCCCTTACGGCAAAAGAAATCGAAGAAGCACCAGCCATCATTGTGGCAGCGGACAAGCAAGTTGAAATGGAACGCTTTAAAGGCAAACATGTCATTGAAGTACCTGTGACAGCTGGAATCCGCCGTCCTCAGGAATTAATTGAAAAAGCAGTCAATCAAGATGCGCCGATTTATAAAGGCTCAGGCGGCAGTTCTTCAAAAGACGAAAATGAGTCATCTGGCAAAGGTAGAAGTGGTTTCTACAAGCACTTAATGAGTGGTGTAAGCAACATGCTTCCATTTGTTGTCGGGGGCGGTATCCTTGTTGCAATTTCATTTTTCTGGGGAATTAACTCAGCAGATCCTAAGGACCCTTCATTTAATTCATTTGCAGCTGTATTAAAAGGAATTGGCGGAGATAATGCGCTTGCCTTAATCGTTGCTGTTTTAGCCGGATTTATTGCAATGAGTATTGCAGATCGTCCAGGTTTTGCGCCAGGTATGGTCGGTGGATTTATGGCGTCGGCAGCAGGTGCAGGATTCTTAGGCGGACTAATTGCCGGTTTCCTTGCAGGTTATGTCGTTGTGCTACTTAAAAAAGTATTCACATTCGTACCGCAGTCACTCGACGGAATTAAACCGGTTCTGCTGTATCCATTGTTCGGTATTTTCTTCACAGGC is drawn from Bacillus pumilus and contains these coding sequences:
- a CDS encoding DeoR/GlpR family DNA-binding transcription regulator; translation: MLTPERHQLIIDCLEENDVIKIQDLTIMTDASESTIRRDLSALEEKGFLKRVHGGAAKISSIRLEPDVFEKSAKNLQEKSLVAEAAASLLKQGDCIYLDAGTTTQQMIEYIDPDQDIVVVTNGVMHIEALMRKGISFYLIGGSVKHRTGAMVGAAALTAMENYRFDKSFVGTNGIHPEAGFTTPDPEEALMKKRAMKQAKKTYILSDASKFGEISFSAFASLQEATIITNDAKEDSFDNYHEKTVIKVVKT
- the pfkB gene encoding 1-phosphofructokinase; the encoded protein is MIYTVTLNPSVDYIVHVEDFAVGSLNRSTYDKKYPGGKGINVSRLLKRHGVESKALGFIGGFTGKYIQDFLQNEQLQTAFHEVSEDTRINVKLKTGEETEINGLGPSITEAQFESFLSQFSSLTEGDVVVLAGSIPSSLPHNTYERIAEVCEKQGVRVVLDISGEALKKAAGLKPFLMKPNHHELGEMFETSISSAEEAIPYGKKLLEQGAEHVIVSMAGDGALLFSKEGVYQSNVPKGTLVNSVGAGDSVVAGFLAGVSKGLSIEESFKLGVTSGSATAFSEELGTKELVDTLLPQVKVTRI
- a CDS encoding PTS fructose transporter subunit IIABC, which translates into the protein MKITELLTKQTIKLQLDSQQKEAVIEELVTVLDTAGKLNDKEGYKEAVINREKQSSTGIGEGIAIPHAKTASVKEPAIAFGRSTAGVDYESLDAQPSHLVFMIAATEGANNTHLEALSRLSTLLMREEIRKQLLEAATEDEIIDIINTHDKDDDEEEEEVQEEPAVSGKPAKILAVTACPTGIAHTFMAADALKEKAKEMGIDIKVETNGSGGIKHALTAKEIEEAPAIIVAADKQVEMERFKGKHVIEVPVTAGIRRPQELIEKAVNQDAPIYKGSGGSSSKDENESSGKGRSGFYKHLMSGVSNMLPFVVGGGILVAISFFWGINSADPKDPSFNSFAAVLKGIGGDNALALIVAVLAGFIAMSIADRPGFAPGMVGGFMASAAGAGFLGGLIAGFLAGYVVVLLKKVFTFVPQSLDGIKPVLLYPLFGIFFTGIIMHYIVNTPVKMVMDGLTHWLETLGTGNLVLMGIILAGMMAIDMGGPINKAAYTFGLAMIAAGNYAPHAAIMAGGMVPPLGIALATTIFRNKFSKRDREAGITCYFMGAAFITEGAIPFAAADPLRVIPSAVIGAAVAGGLTEFFRVTLPAPHGGLFVFWVTNHPVLYIISILIGAVVTAILLGILKKPVKLEA